The DNA window aggTTGaggattttcatttttctctgggttcgttttctggttttcatttgtctctgtttgcttgtttttgaaGGTTTTATGACCTACTTAGTGGAACCTCTGTTTGGGGAATGGGCCCGGTTTTCCAACACCAGGCTGTCCCAGACAATGCTTGGCCACCTGGGACTGAACAAGGCAAGCTGGAAGGGAGTGCAGAGGGAACAGTCTGGCAGTGGTGACGATGTTGACCCTACTTTTGAGGAAATGGACTCAGACATATTACCTCAGGAACCTCGATTGTCCTGACCTCAGTCCTCATGACAAAACTGCCTCTTCTATTGGTATCTGCACGGTTGGATTAAAGGAGATACGTGCCAGCCCAAGGTTTTGGTAAAATGGTAAAATGATGCCagcattatttatttccaaGTTTTCCTTTGACACAGACCATTTGaaccagaatttttttaagcCGCAAGATTTGAACATAGAGCAATATGCACCCACCTCAGCTGGTTTTCGTTCGGAACCTTGAatatgcaaagcacagcagtgactgAGCCTTGGAGCAACAGGACGAAAGCTTCATTGTGCCACACGtggcttgggttttttggtgaaATTTGGAATACGGTCTTCAAATCTAAAACTTGAGATGGATTGTTCCACTCCCTTGGAATTTAGCAAGACTTGCATAAATGTGTTCAAAGCATACCTTCCACTCAGTCCCTGTTTTAATACGGAAATGTGAAGTGCCCatcctctgctgcctctggcaAGACTTGATGTTTACAAATGTACTCTGAAACTGTCGGTTCTAGACTTAACCTTTGCGCATGGCTGTGAAGGAACCACTAACttcagttttttgcttttttaaaagaaaaagatcaaatCTGAGACTGCAGCTCTCTTTTCTTTGGATGCCAGAAAAGCCTCCCATTTGCCATAATTTTGTTTGTGCACTGGGAGCTGAGCATTCATCATAGAGCACAGCCAAGCTTTACTCCAGTGCTATATGGGAATGCAATTTtttaacagcaacaaaacacttctgaatCTGGGAAGGgcggggtgggggtggggggaagcgTCTGAACTGCATTGCGATTCTGCAGTGGGAACATCGCATGTTGTTCTCACTATTGTACACTTGAACTGCACATGCAAGAAAAAGGTGGAATGTCTAAACACCATAATCAGCTCAGGGTATTTGCCAATCTGAAATAAAGTGGGATGGGAAGCGTGTCCTTCAGAACAAGGGTACAAATGCCCCTTTCGCTGCAgcgtgtgtgtatgtgtgggtGTGTGAGTACGTTTGGGACGGGGAGGGCGGGAGGGCTCGGGGAAGGGTTTGAACGGcaacattgttttcttttatttttttttaatttattcttttagaATGTGACAATTTCATGAACAGCCACACTGGGGAGGAAACTGTAACAAATTGCTACAGATGCCTTAAACTATGCACAAAGCTAAGTGACCAAATTTGtttttgatttgaaaaaaaaataataaaaaaaaagtgcattgtTTACGTATTCCTCCCTCTACTGAAACATTACCCACTGATGGGTTTTtgatgggaaaaggagaaaatgttttttaggACAAAATTAAAGGActaattttaaacttaaaacattccatttttgtaatttgttttacaTTGTTTTAAGTACAGTAAGCACAACTGTAATCTAGTTTGAGAAACTGGTGCTTTCTTTTAGTTCATTTGTATTTCCCTGTTATTATTGTAAAAGACTGTTTATTAATTCTGTTTACAGTTTGTTGCAACAGCCATTTTTGGGAGAGAGCTTCAGCGTAAAGCCATTTGTAAAGGCTTTGCCATATTCATTTTAATACGTGCCTGTTGCTGTTAacttttaattaataaaacaaaatcttttcaCATTATGCTCCTGTACATTTAAGTTACGACTGAGTCCAGCGTTGTGGAAAGGTACCTAAGGTTGCAGTCAGCTTCCACTGTAAAACTAAGCCAACTTTTGGATTTGAAAATACTAGTCCTCATATGCCAAAATTTATTGCCTCTTGAAGCTTGGCCTTTTACTGTTTGAAAAGCAAATCCTGACTTACCTGATTGTTTCCCTTCTAAAATTGTTTATTCTTTCATGTTCCCTGAAGTAGTATCATTAATCTCAAAGTGGCcatgtttaaagaaataaatttctagTGAAACCATTCTGTTGAACCTGCGTGAACTTCCTTCCTTCGCTGTCAGTGCAAGTTCTTGCTGTTGTCTGACTCCAGCAGAGAAGGATCAGATGGGACAATGAGCTTTGGTTGTAACTtgaaggaacagaaaagcactttttaacAGCTAGTCTTTGAAAGGGCAACACTTTCCAGTGGTGTTTGAAGCTGTGAGAACACAGAGGTAATGACTGCGTGTGAGTAACTTACtacagagaagctgcagctaagcttccctgcagcctgggcaggTTTGTAGGGTTAAATGTGGGAAAGTACTGATTCCTCTTGCACTGTTTTGAATAAAAACATGTGACAAGACTGCAGCTATTTTCAAAACGACCACTGAAATCATTACCTGATGATGTCTTCTGTGATGCATGTGACTTGGTTTAAAGAGTCtcaactgcattttaaattttagtaCTCATTAATTTTTAGTACTCATTGCAGGCTGTTTATAAGCACATTTTAATATCTAATGCAAATTAAGCTTAATGGATTTACAAATAGGTATACAGCAGTATTTCAACATACGGTATTTATCATACAGTATTTATAAAGAGCCTGTGATTCGTTCACATTGTACCATCTTGCTGTCCTCTGCTCTGACAGGAACCAGCACAGTTTGTCAAGGTGCGTAGAGTGAAACATGAGTAGTTTTGTTCTAAGCCACCTTTCCTGGAAAGGGGCCTCTGTCTTTTCCTACCAGACTGGATTTAAAAAGACTGGTTCTAATCCCACCTCTTAGTGTACATGGAAGGTTCTGACATTAGattgaattaaaaaagcaaaaaaaaaaaaaaaaagccttttttttttgacttgtCTAGAAATGCTTTCTACAAATCTGCATTGAACTTCAACATTCCTGCAGCCTGAACATTTCATGTGAGAGCTGAGTGTGTCAAGAGCAGGGTCCCTAAAGCACCGTGGCCACTCACAGCCCACGGGAGCCCAGAAATGTGCGAGGGGATGTGGACCAGGTCCCCACCACAGACTGTCTTAATTCACAGATCTACTCCCAGCAACTGTTCACAGACAGATACAAAGAGGCTTCAGGTTATGTCTACGGCCTCTGCCCAGCATGAGTGGACGGCCTTAGTTTGAGCACTTTTACTGTGGGCAGTGGCATCGTGCATGTAAAAGATTTCAAGTAGAAAGATACAAATTAGGGTACAGTATAAAGTAAGTTATTTGATGTCGgctttgtggttttattttcttgtgcagactgcatttcttttacagtaattttaCATCAGTGATAAGGCTCACCCCATTTCTGGGCACTGGATACCTCAGTTCAAACAGGCAATGCCTGGTATGGGCTTTTCTCATGTTCTAGCCTAGTTTAATAGGTCACGTGATATCCTGAATTTTACATGTTAATTGGACTGCCAGGGGAACCCAGTGTACCAGGGGATGGTACACAAGTACCTTCCTGCTATGTTTGTGGTGAGGCATAAACTTCTCACTGGTTCCTCAtacccttttttttgttgttgtcgtTTAACCTGAATGTAACTAAGTTAACAGTGTGGGGGGCTTTTCTAGACTAACTCTGTCACTCCTGGTGCACAGCAAGGTAAGCAGACCAGTCCTGGAGGAGATGGAAGTTGGTTGTCACTACAGTGATTTACAGTCATTGTAACAGAATGTAAACTATACTTTACTGTGGCTGCTATCATTTGTAGAGTACCACAAATCAAATATACCATGtttattttaactgcttttaattttatatagTGGCAATAAGagcataaaatacaaaagtttaaaacacctttttgaaagttaattttggttttaagtcATTTAAATGAACTCAAGGATTGAATGGCCTGTCAGTAAGACTGATGGCAGAGCATTTTAGAAGGAAGTTACGTTGTGTACATATTAACACCATTTCAAGTTCCACCCCAGAAAACCCCCTCCTCCATTGTACAGCCTACATTCCAGTTACAAGCAGCAAAGCTTCATCTCCAGTAACCTCGTCATTCAGTTCTCTTTATTAAGTAGTGCTGCTTTTGTCTTCTCCTAGAAAACAGAAGCTTCTAGAGACAGTTGTACTTGTCCCAGGAGCCAGGATCAACTTAGAGCAGGCTCAGCCTTTTCTACTCCCATCTATGGTCAGAGCAAAGCTTGGCTTCATTTCACAGCGTAGCTAAGCTGTAGCTCTGAGCTCCTGAACAGCTTTTTTGTATGTTTAGCTTGAGCCTTTTCTACATCTGTGGCTGGAGCCATGAGCTGAGGTGGTTGGTGCAGGTCTGGCAGCAAATAATTGCTGTGGGGAAGCCTCAGAAGGGCTTTCCTTGGCAAGCAGGTTATGTGCAATTATCCCATGTCTTCCCAGCAAACAGGACCATGAGGGTGTGCAGGTCCCAGCTGCCAGAAATTTATTCAGGGACCCAAAACAGCTGGGGAGAAAGGTGTCCACAAACATCCCTTAGAGCAGCAGAGGTGAACAATGTACTTGTACCCCACAGTACTTTGTACCTTTATTTTCTTACCTACACTGTTTCTACTCTAATTAACACATATTCTCTTACTATTTAACTCTGCTGCTCTCTACTGGCTATTTCAAATTCACTGGACTACCTGTTCACAGAGGCTCCCACAGCAGGATTTACTCCCTTGTCCTGCACTCTTTATAATGGCCACAGGACGATGTAAGCAGGTTTTACTCTCTTAGCCTTGCAAGCTCATTTGAAACAAACAACCCTGCGCAAAAGTGTGCTATTACTTAAAATTTATCTGAACTCTGCAGCAGATTcaagtttttcctttgtttcactAAGAAGCAAAGTGCCTCCAGGTTTTCTTTGGGCTAAAATTTTGCTTaagttaaatttaaaagaaagacttCAACATGAAAATTTCAATATCAAATTACACATTGTAGTGCAAGTTACAGGTAGAGCTCAAATAACTGATATTAACTTAAGGGTGTATCACCATCATCATTAACATGTACACAGATTTTTAAGATGGTCAGTTATGCATAAAGAATGCTGTATATATAACTTAGTGTTAATAAACTAAATCCACCATGTAAGTCTGAGTGGAAAGCCAGGCTTGACTGCAAAATTAATACCTGAGTATAATGGTCCAATTTATTCCCCTTGACAAATCACATACAACCACGTTTAGTGCCTCACTTCTACTTCACATTGAGTCTGTGCTGTAAGAAAGAGACCACTCAGTACTAGTGCTATTtgcaatataaaatatttcgGAGAAAGGAGCTCAACAGTCTTTCGTGTAGTGATCTGAATTCACTAGGATTTTTCAATTAAagtcttcatttttcctgtggACTTCAGCATGTGCGGCccaaactgaaaaggaaaccAGACACACGTTCAGATTGCTTTCAACAGAAACCTTGCTGAACTACTGCCCGTCCAAGTTGTAAGTAAAAGCAGAACTTGGGCAGAGATAATTTCCTCTAtcatcctgctcctctgcccgTGGATTTCACAAAGTAAAGGAAAACTTGTGTCAGCAGTTGACTGAAATTGCTCAGATGAGGCAGCTAAtgacctgctggagcagctctgactAGCGACAGCTCACTCCGCcacagcaagaaaagaagacagatgCAGTTATCTTTACAAGTTGACAACCAACTGCTCTAGCACCAGTTTTACAGTATTTCTGTTCTTACTCTACTTTGCCTTTTTGTGCAAGTCCTTTTCAGAATGACCACACAAAGATATCATACAAGTTTGATCTAAGAAAGAAGGTACATAATGGTAAGTAACCGATGGACAGATTTTATTACCTCATTAAAGGTAATAAATACTCTATCATCTAACAAAACCCTGCAATTTCCTTAGCTCTTGAGGACTTGACCCTTAATCTCAAAATGTGGACTGCAAATTTTGAAACtagaaagtaatgaaaaacCTCTGTCTAAATAAACATTGcaaacttcttttctttaaagccCCAGAGATGCTGAGGAAAGAAATGATTAATTCTAGGGAATATCTGGCCTTTTAGTTGTGAAGAACAGCCTGAACATTACAGAAATACACCTTTAAAGGCCAAAACCAGAAGGCAAGTAAGTCAACATCAATTAGCAGAAGTACTCAAAAGTCCTGAGATTTGTGGCTTGGGAatgttattttccttaaaactcAATTCAGAGGTGATCCAGCTTTTGGagttttatctgcattttttcaaatgtataaAGGGTTCCATAGCACAAGGCTTCAAGTATTGCTTACAAACAAAACTGATCTATACCAGCTTGTTTTTTAAGTAAGTGTACATTGCTATAAACTTGTATCTTGAACGTTCACTGCTTAAAAACCTCTTCAGTTTCAAATCCATCTGAAATAGAAGTCATTAATTGGTGCCATAATGTggattttaaatacagtttcacTTTAACATTCTCACACTATTAAGAAACTGCTCTTATTTACTCAGCGTTTCCAATTATTAGAAGAAACTCCCCATACCAAGAACCTGCAGGCATTATgaacaattttctttctgcattccTAGGAATGGTGACATGGTTCAGGATCTTGCTTTAAAGTTTCACCTCCACTGTCTGAATACTTAAGGTTGGTAGTAACAGGCAAACACAGTTCATATTTGAATCCAGTATGAGCCCTTAGCAATGGAGTTTTCAGAATATCACATGCTTGTGGCAGCAGAAAacacttttgtttaaaaaataaaaattacaaaactgtAACAGGACTTTTAAACCTAGGGCCAAGACAGCACACAGTCCTAAGATTTGAAACTAAAAACACAGGACTGCCACAACTCCTGGCATATCAGCAGTACTTCACAGGGTTTTGTGGATTGGGATGCTAACTTGTTGGTAACTGCATATGCTGGCAGGAAGACATACTTTTGTTTTCACAACTATAATTTAAACCAAGCATGTGTTCAGAATCACAGTACTCACCAGCACTACCTCAGTCTGTGTCTTTGTTTCAGTCTTTGGAATCACTTTTTCTATTTCACTTTGGCTGTCATTTCGGTATCGATGAGCAAATTTCTTTTTGAGAGCTTCTGCTATTAATGCTGCAGGATCTGCAGGGTCAGCCACTTTAGGTTTTGTACCTTCTGAGGAtctagagaagaaaatgagaagcgTTAACACAGTCCAAAACTTAACCACTTGTGAATGCTTTTGCATTCTGTTTGTCAGATGTTCCATCAGCAACTGTCTCACCTTGAGGTAGACAGTCATAAATCATTCATGCAAATGTTAGTATATTGATacttatttacatttattacCTTTTCACCGAGCGTAGTTTCACACTGTTCATGTCTTTGAGGATTTCTAGCATGTTTGGTACTTCAGACTTCTTTGGCCCGTTTTCCATCACGCTCTGGCCAGAGTTcgtgtttttgtttttcctttctttaatgaGATCAATGGCAGACTTGCTCTGCTGCAGACCcgagggagggggtggtggcagaggaggaggtggtggcgGTGGAGGTGCaacagggacagcagctggagcaAGTGGACTTGACCCAACTACAAATGAAACGAGTGTTACACGTCAGTTTACCTGGAACTCCTCTTTACATGTCACAAATGCCCAGGTAAGAACATCACTGTAATAACTTCAATTGCCTCCCCTCTGCCACCTTTACATTGTCACATAACTTCTTAATTCTTAAACCACCTAAGCTGAAAAGCCACGTAAAAATCCTTCTGGAAGAGTGAGAAACGCCCTTTAAATTTCCAGCTCAAATTCTAGGGGCATTCATGTCTACTGCAGTGGGATGGATGTCACGACATCTTTTagttatcacagaatcacagaatattctgggaAGGGgcacacaaggatcatcgagtcccaCTCTTAAGTTAAGGGCATCaaaccttggcattattagcctgtgctctaaccaactgagcttATCTCAGGGTCATGTTCTTGTAAGAGGCAGGTACTGAGCTGGAAGTCACAATCTGCCAAATATGAGCAATGTTTCTTCCTACTTATCATCACGAATATGAAATTAccataaaagatttttaaacataaatttcAGAGCTCAAACAGTGCCCAAGTTGAACCTCATACCAGCTCTCTGAGGTTAAGGATTTTTACCTAATCATCTCATCTGGTTGAAGATTGAGATTCTCACAATAATCTTGATTTCAAGTTTCCTGTACAGTTTAGGTAATAATTGAAGGAACCTCTGCTCAAATGCACGTTTAAACAAATCAAGAAAAGCATATCAAATCAGAGTTTGAAGCTTGGGTTATAAAGTGTGTAAAGGTATGTATACAGATAATACAGAGGAGTCTATTCTGTTTACATGCTGGCAAAGACACGTCATTACCACGTTCTACCAGAAGAGGGAGGTAAAGatgataaaatgaaataaaaatttacctTCCCTAataaacagaagggaaaaaaataaaaataaattattagttATTTCACACACCCCTGTTCCCCCCCGCAATTAAAATCCAAGAGTGAAACTATGTGATCCTTAAAACTATTTCATAGTTTTGAATATGAGcagatcaagaaaaataaactactaTCAGTTCACAGACAAAAGCTAAATAAGAGCATCTGAAGAATCAGAATATGATTTTATACACAAATACAGGCAAAACTGTACTTGCTAAGTGACTTTAGGAAGGAGTTAAAACGAAATGCCTGTCATCTGCAGTTGACAAGGGCCATCTCCCACTCATCTTTGAAGACTTAAAACTGGAAAGCAGTCAGAggtgagggaaagaggaggaagagattCAGGAAAAGAATTATTCTGTTTACTGCCAGAAATGGTGCACTACTTCTGGTTCCATATGGATAATGTGTCTGATCCCAGAGATGATTCCAGTAAACACTTAAttgccttttctgttccttgttacatatattacatattCCAAAAGTATAATTAGTATCTTGTATGAATACTTAATGATATCAGAGAGCTTATTTCATGACTGAATGGAAAGACTTCAGTGCCAGTAATTAAGTTACATTCTTTTAGTTTGGTTTAAGCCATCATGTTTATCATGAGCTTTGCTCTGAAAGCTGTTTAATACTTCTTCTCTCATTCACAGATTCTGAACTCTGGCAGACTTACACACAGACATGACGACTTTTGGAAtactggaaaatacagaaaatctgTCAGGTCACTTGTCTTCAAGACCTGTTTTGTATCCTTTGGTTAGTGTGCCATATCTGTCTACCAAACTAACAAAAACAATATGGAGAAGTGCTCAGTGTTGCAGTATCTCACAAAAATGAATTAGCACAGTATTAATTATAAAAGGGATAAATCCATTAACTAATTTTTGCTAAAAGTACAGCAAATTTAATACCTGCTGTCAAGTTCTGCTGTTCTTGCAAGGTTACAATTTTGGCTATTTGTGCTCTTAAAGTGGCCAGTTCATTTTCTAGAGCACTGATCTTCTGCAGTGCTTCTTCATTTGCCATCACTGCGCTCCTGGGCACTGGTTCTTCTTCCTGTGGGTTTTGTAAGGACACTTGTCTACATGGAGACCTCCTGGAATGATGTAGTTCCCCTGAGGGAGGCTGGGCTGTTTGTGACCAAACTTCTGATCTGTAACAAAAATATCACAAGCTATTTTAAAGGCTTTGTAATAGATAAAAGCTAAAGCAACGTTACCTACAAACCAGGAATACAAACTGAAGACCCGACTTCAAAAACCTCTTTACGTAAATCACTTCCACCAACACCTTATGTAGTTTAAGGTAAATAAGAGCTTCTCATCCTTTCTCTTTGCATCACTACctgtatttcttctcttccccaggccaGCTTTTTGTAGAATccttcatttcagaagaaaaaaggaatacatTCCCCCTCACCCCAATCTATTTCTCTATTTTGTACCTATTGTATATTTTATTGGAATTAAGATCCCTTTTTTGCCCTCAAATGCCACCATTTTCCCCCATGGGCTGCAAACAGTCACTTGTTGATTCACTTGAAGTAGGAAGTTTATTAGTTTCACAGAgtattttttgtacttttttacTTCTGAGGGGACAATCCCCAAGTCTAGCAATGTTGGAAATACGGAGTATGTGAAACAGCTTAGTGATGCAGAGGCTGCTTATCAGTAGATGGGCAAGGGTCATGTATCCAGTTTCCTAATGTAATAATTAgaactacagagaaaaaaaagtcttacaCTTTTAAAGAGTCCATgaccttccttcctcttctcacaAGAAAATGCAACGCTGCTGCCTTCCTTTATTACCCACCCAAGCTCAAGCCATGTTAAACACTGAGGTATTGCGGAAAAACTGCTCAGGTAAGTTGCATAAGCCCTTACAAAGACACCAACATTATTAAATGGTTTATCTCAACATCTGAGTAACCTGACTgagttgaagatgtccctgctcattgcagggggcttggactagatgGCTTTTAAAGGTACCTCCCAATACAAACTATTAATGGTACTATAAGTAGAACTGATAGGGATTGATGACAACAAATTATCATAAAcattaaaactgcaaaatatgaCCACATTACTTGGTGGTCATACCTCAATCCTCCTTAACTTCAATCCCAAAACTTCTCAGGCGTGTCAGGATTCCATTGTTTCTTCAAACATCAGAGTAAGAACAGGGGCTGCTGATAGGACTTTTTGAAATGTGTAGAGAGGCTCCAGATTAATACAGCCCAAGTGCCCCATCACTCTGGACGCATGGATTAAGCTGCTGTGGATGCTCATCACGTTAAATCTGCAGTTGTGCTACACCTAAAGCAAGAGCCAAGATTTAAGGCTAGAATGAACTCCCACCTCAAACCAGGAGTAGATACAGATTTGAGTCTTCCATGACACTGACAGAAAACATCAGCACAACTTGCAGAAATTTGTTCAAGGAAAACTGAATGTTATCAAGGATGATAAAATTTAGGTGTTGTTACCTAGATGGGAATAGAGAGCAACTAAAGCTGAGAACAGGATACTTCCTACAGcagccacctccctgctctccctaaGGTGGAGGGAGCCAGTGGTCACTTCGCTCTTTATTACTGCTCTGAGCAGAAaatatcctttctttttaaGCTATTCTGCTCCTTTAAAGTTTCTAGAAGGCAGGTTTAAGTGTTTTCAGGAAATGTCTTGATTGGAACCTAATGCTGTGGAAAAATATTATGCCTGAGTTGTCATTACGGCTCTGACTGGGAGTAAGGGAAAAATGATTCGTCATTGAGTTGCTTCCTCTATAAAACTgcattcacagaagaaaaacgATGTCTGCAAGACTGTTTACTGAATTATAccatgaataaatatttaacaataaCATCTATGTGATCTTGTCgaaacagaatttcaaaagcCTGGAAAACACCTAATGCATACAAGCTCCACTAGTGATACTGTGCACAGACATAATAAACAGGGCACATTGAAATACTCCTATTTGCTAAGTAATTCACTTACATGCTCCATTATAAGCTGTTTGCCTTAAGGTCACTATATATCTGCAGGATTATTTTAGTCCCATCCCACATCCATCTGTCCCCCTT is part of the Chiroxiphia lanceolata isolate bChiLan1 chromosome 1, bChiLan1.pri, whole genome shotgun sequence genome and encodes:
- the MTFR1 gene encoding mitochondrial fission regulator 1, producing MICWLKRLIRMAFEQVGLKMESVLWSSKPYGSSRSIVRKIGTNLSLIQCPRVQFQLISPVTEGNRPAQLREDAVASFADVGWVAEEEGEVFTRLRSEVWSQTAQPPSGELHHSRRSPCRQVSLQNPQEEEPVPRSAVMANEEALQKISALENELATLRAQIAKIVTLQEQQNLTAVGSSPLAPAAVPVAPPPPPPPPLPPPPPSGLQQSKSAIDLIKERKNKNTNSGQSVMENGPKKSEVPNMLEILKDMNSVKLRSVKRSSEGTKPKVADPADPAALIAEALKKKFAHRYRNDSQSEIEKVIPKTETKTQTEVVLFGPHMLKSTGKMKTLIEKS